The DNA sequence GGAGCGCCCACGGGGACAACGTCGCCCGCTTCGAGCTTGCGGCCCTTGAATCCGCCGATGGCACCCAGGCTGTACGTGGACCGGCTGCCCAGCACCTCCGGGACGTCGATGCCGCCCTGGACCGCGATGTAGTAGCGGGTGCCGCCCTGGATGACGCCGAAGGAAAGCTGGTCCCCGGCCTTCAGGACCAGGCGGCTCCACTGGGGCCGCGGCTCCCCGTTGACCTTCACCTCCACAGGGGCGCCGGTGACGGCGATGACGGCGTCGCTGTCGGTGGTCAGCACCGGGCCCAGGTAGGTGCACTCAAGGACCGCTTCGCGTGCCGTGTTTCCCACCAGGGCGTTTCCCAGCTCCGCGGAGTACTGGTCCATGGAGCCGCTTTGCGGGATGCCCACGTTGTAGTGGCCCGTGCGCCCCTGGTCCTGGACCGTGGTGGCCAGGCCGGGGTTTCCAATTTCAAATGCCATTGAGGGCCTCCATGAGTTCACGGTTGTAGCCTTCCGGGTCGGCCAGCGCCCTGGACAGCTCGAACGTTACCGGCGCTTGCCGGTAGCGGAAGGTGCCGGCGGAGATCTCCGCCTGGATGGCGTTGTATTCCGCTTCCGTGACCGGTTTGAATTTCACGATGTCCCCGGGGCGGAAGAACACCATGAAGTCCTTGAAGTCAGCCAGGGCCTGGTCGGGGTCGAAGATGGGGGCAGCGGCCACGCCGAACATCTGGTACCCGCCGGCACCCCGGACGGAATAGATGCAGCCGAAGCATCCGCCGTGCCCCACGGTCAGCTTGGGGGTGTCGGTCCGCGGGCTCAGGTATTTGGGGACCTCCAGCTGCTTGTCGCGGTCCACCAGCTGGAACAGGAACGGCAGCCCGGCCACGAAGCCCACCATGGACACCAGCCACGGCTGTTCGTGGTGCCGCTGGATGAACTCCGCCGCGTCCTTCAGGTGGTTGACCTTGGCCGCGTAGTCGATGTCGCTGCCTTCGGGCTCCTGGTGGAACCCTTCGCGGAACCGCTCTGCCACTTCTGCGGTGAACGGGTCCTCGTACCAGACCGGGACTTCAACGATCCGGGTCTCCAGTGCCCGTTCCTGGTGGGACGCCAGGTCCCGCTCGATGCCGCGCACAGCTGTTTCCAGTTGTTCCGGAGGCAGGACGTCGGGGTCGAAGCGCACCAGCAGGGATGCGTTGGCCGGGCAGATGTCCACGATTCCCGGAAGCCCGGCGTCGGATAGCCTGCCGGCGATGGACATGACCTTGAAGTTCGCGGGCAGGCTCATCGCTTCGGAGACTTCCACGAACAGGAATTCGTCCCCGCCCCAGGTGTAGCGCGCACCCGGGAGGACGGCGGCTTCGGTGGTCATTTTGCCCCCATGAGGTCGGCTGCGGTTTCAATGAACTTGGAGTGGTGGCTGACCTCGGCGAATTCGGGCCGCACCAGCAGTGCCAGGTGGACGGGGACGGTGGTCTTGACGCCTTCAATGTGTGTTGCCTCCAGCGCCGCCAGGGTGGCCGCGATGGCGGCATCCCGGTCCGGGGCGTGGACGGCCAGCTTGGCCAGAAGGGAGTCGTAGTAGGGGCTCACCACTGACCCTGCTTCCACCCCGGTGTCCACCCGGATCCCCTCACCGGAAGGCCAGTCCAGGGAACGGATGGTTCCCGGGCTGGGGAAGAAGTGGTGGCTGGGGTCTTCCGCGTTGATGCGGCATTCGATGGCGTGGCCGCTGAAGTGCACATCGTCCTGGGAAATGGACATGGATCCGGTGGAGGCAATCAGCAGCTGCTCGCGCACCAGGTCCACGCCGGTGATCTGCTCGGTGATGGGGTGCTCCACCTGGATGCGGGTGTTCATTTCAATGAAGGCGGCTTCGTGGTTGACGGGGTCGTAGAGGAACTCGACGGTGCCCGCCCCGTGGTAGCCGCACTGGCGGGCAAGGGCCACGGAGGATTCCCTGATGGTGGCACGGACGGCGTCAGGAAGGTTGGGGGCCGGGGCTTCCTCCAGAACTTTCTGGGATCGGCGCTGCATGGAACAGTCGCGGTCGCCGAGGTGGATGAAGTTGGTCCCGTCGCCCAGGACCTGCACCTCCACGTGGCGGGCGTGCTCCACGAACCGTTCCAGGTAGACGGTGGCGTCGCCGAAGACGGCGGCGGCCTCGCCCCGGGCCATCTCGATGGTTTCCAGGAGCTCGCTTTCGTCGTGCACGAACCGGATGCCCCGGCCGCCGCCGCCGGCGGAAGCCTTCACCACCAGCGGGTAGCCGATGGCACGCGCAATGTCGACGGCGTCGGCTTCCGGATCCAGGGGGCCGTCAGACCCCTTGAGCACGGGGACGCCGGCCTTGGCTGCCGCTTCCCGGGCCAGGGATTTGTTGCCCATCATGGCGATGGTGTCCGCGTTCGGGCCCACCCAGGTGAGGCCGGCCTCTGCCACCTTCCGGGCGAAGCCGGCGTTCTCCGAGAGGAAACCGTAGCCCGGGTGCACGGCGTCGCACCCCTGCTCGAGGGCCGCGGCCACCAGGGCGTCCTGGTTCAGGTAGCTGGCGGTTGCCTGGGCCGGGCCCACCACCACGTAGTGGTCGGCTGTCCGGGCTGCCAGTGATTCCGCGTCGGGCTCGCTGACCCCCAGGACGGTTTCGATGCCCATGTCGCGGGCGGTCCGGGCGATCCGCACGGCGATCTCGCCGCGGTTTGCGATGAACAGTTTCATGGGCTGCCTTTATCCTTCCCGGATGACGACGATGGAGTCGCCCGGGTTGACCATGTCGCCTTCGTTGACTTCAAAGGATTCCAGGGTCCCG is a window from the Arthrobacter sp. NicSoilC5 genome containing:
- a CDS encoding allophanate hydrolase subunit 1, with product MTTEAAVLPGARYTWGGDEFLFVEVSEAMSLPANFKVMSIAGRLSDAGLPGIVDICPANASLLVRFDPDVLPPEQLETAVRGIERDLASHQERALETRIVEVPVWYEDPFTAEVAERFREGFHQEPEGSDIDYAAKVNHLKDAAEFIQRHHEQPWLVSMVGFVAGLPFLFQLVDRDKQLEVPKYLSPRTDTPKLTVGHGGCFGCIYSVRGAGGYQMFGVAAAPIFDPDQALADFKDFMVFFRPGDIVKFKPVTEAEYNAIQAEISAGTFRYRQAPVTFELSRALADPEGYNRELMEALNGI
- a CDS encoding acetyl-CoA carboxylase biotin carboxylase subunit, which produces MKLFIANRGEIAVRIARTARDMGIETVLGVSEPDAESLAARTADHYVVVGPAQATASYLNQDALVAAALEQGCDAVHPGYGFLSENAGFARKVAEAGLTWVGPNADTIAMMGNKSLAREAAAKAGVPVLKGSDGPLDPEADAVDIARAIGYPLVVKASAGGGGRGIRFVHDESELLETIEMARGEAAAVFGDATVYLERFVEHARHVEVQVLGDGTNFIHLGDRDCSMQRRSQKVLEEAPAPNLPDAVRATIRESSVALARQCGYHGAGTVEFLYDPVNHEAAFIEMNTRIQVEHPITEQITGVDLVREQLLIASTGSMSISQDDVHFSGHAIECRINAEDPSHHFFPSPGTIRSLDWPSGEGIRVDTGVEAGSVVSPYYDSLLAKLAVHAPDRDAAIAATLAALEATHIEGVKTTVPVHLALLVRPEFAEVSHHSKFIETAADLMGAK